The Gloeobacter morelensis MG652769 genome contains the following window.
TGTGAATTTTTGCTGAGTGCTTGCCCGCCCGGATCGAGTCGCTACACTGAAGGCGATCACCTGCGTCTTCATCCAGGGTACCGAACAATGTCTTGCCTTGTGCTACTGTGCGCGACGGTCGTGGCAGCCGCCATCCTGGCCGGGATCACCTACTACTACGGCCAATCGCGCTCCAGCGCCCGCAAGGCCCTGCGCTACACGCCGATTGCGCGCCCCGAGCCACCCAAGAGCCGCGAAGAGATCATCGCCATGCTCGAGCGCCAGTTCAACAATAGCCCCTCCAGCGGCCCGCCCGAGCGCAATTTGTAATGCTTCCCGCTATCGACCCACTCAGCTTTCCAGACGCAGCCTTCATCGGTGACGTCCTGGTATTCGATGTGCGCGGCCGCAATCTCGACACCGTCGAGGGCATCCAGGTCAAACCGGCGCGCGGTGTGCGGGCGATGCTCGGTGACCCGCTCGCGCGCCGCGACAGCCCGGTCCACACCGGTCCGGATCGCCTGACGGTGACGGTGCAGATCGACTTCGACGCCTACCCCGGCGACCGGCGCCTTTGGGTACAATCGCCCACCGGCGACAGCAACCCGCTGATTTTGACGGTCATGCTTTAGGGCAGGTATCAGTGGAAAACCACTGCAGCTCAACAACCATCCATCCCCTCCGCCGCAGTCGACACGCGTCGTGCAGGCCCTAAAAGAATAAACCCATCCCACCCACCAATTCTCATACCCACCGTGCCTTTAAGTCCGGGGGGTGTCGGGGGGCTGGCAGCCCCCCGACGCGGGGAGGGGGAGAGCGCGAGAGGGGAACCCAAAGGGGGTTCCGCCTCTCGCACCCACAGATCGTTGTGCAAAACCAGTTGCCAGGCATCAGAAAAAAACCGTTGCAACCAGGTTTCGAGTTGGTCTGTCGAGGTTTGCAGGCAGACTGCCGTTGCTCGTACAATCGAAAACCGCTCTAATAGAAGAGTTAAGGCATTAAGGATTGTAAAGTGAAGCGCTTGCTTTGGGCTCTGGCTCTGGTGCTTGCCGGTTGTGCCTCCCAGACCGATGCGGTCTCCGAAGTACCCAAACCCTCCGAGGCGCCCCCTACCGCCACTGTTCCCGACGGCCGCAAGCGCCTGGTGCTGCCGGTGCGCTCGGCGCGGGACATTTTTGTGCTCAAGGCGGACGGCACCCCCTTTCGCGACGCCCGCAACGGCTACAAAGGCGAAATTTCTGTCGAACCGTACACTTCCAGGCTCGATTTGAGCGCGCTTTCGGTCACCCGCGGCGGTGCGACGCGCCACAGCTTGGTGGTCGAGTTGCCCTACACCGACGCACAGCACAACGTCAGCGACGATCGCCCGGCGGTGTTTCTCGAAGTCGATGGCCGCACCCTGCGCGACGGCGTGGCGGTTGACAGCGTTATCCAGACGGTGGCGCGCGGCGAGCAAAAAGCGACGCGTATTGCCTTTGCTCTGCTGGAGGAGGGCCTCGCCCAGATCCAGCAGGCGAAGGAGCGGGTAGGAATCAAAGTGCGCCTTAAATCGGACATTCTGGCGGCGGCGGGCGAGTGCGAGCGGGCCGCCCCCGGCTCCGCCGCCGCCCAGGACTGCCGCAAACCCTACACCGGCCGCACCATCGAAGGGCAGGGTCTGGCGCAGCTCAAGACGTTTTTGGCCGGTGGGTGATTGAGGTATTTTGGGCGCAGTCAGGCTCTGACGCCCTGCAACCTTGCTTGCATAGACCAGGCTGCTGCGGTAGCAACGGACGCTGCGTCGATGCCGTCATAGACTTTAATCTATCATTTTTGAAATAATCATCAGCTTGTCTTCGGTTGCTTGTAACGGTAAGTTAAATGCAAGCACAAACAAGCTGGAAACTGCTTTGTTTTTCCGGCACACGAGGCGGGTGTAAATCTACCTGCGGGCGTGGAGTCTCAAACTGTTTGGCTTTATCGCATGTCGCAGACTGCGCAGCTAATTTTTGCTGGCGCACTGAATTGCATCGTCCAATCTGGGAGGTATTTTATGCGTAGCGCTACCGTAGGCCGCAGACCCGTATGTTTTCGAGCAATACTCGCCGCTTCGGCAGTAACAGCCAGTCTTCTGGCACCCGGGGCTGCCTGGGCGCAGGCAGGGCCGCCGGGGGCGGTCGAGCAGTTTCAGCTGTGGACGCAGGTGGCGGTGGCCAAGTCCTTTGCGCCGGGCATCAAGGGTATTCTCGAACTGTGGCCGCGCTTTCGCAGCCGCCCGGATTTTGCGCTCGATCGGTTTTTCATCCGGCCCTGGGTGGCCTTTCGGATCGACGAGAGCAACAGCGTCTGGCTGGGGGCGGCGGCGATTTTGAACTATCCGGCCGGCCGCGCCGAGCAGACCGAGACACGCTTTTTGCAGCAGCACGTGGGGGCCTATCCGGCAGGAGATTGGACGATTTCGACCCGGGTGCGCGTCGAGGAGCGCATCTTGCCTAATGCTCCAAGCCTGTCGGTGCGCCTGCGGGCGCGCGCCGGAATCGAAGTCCCCCTCGACCCGGACAAGATTTGGTCGTTTATTCTGAACGATGAAATCTTTTTCAACCTCAACGACGCCGGGGTGAACAACCTCCGAGGCGGGCTCACCGAGAATCGCGCCATCGCCGGATTTAAGACCAGGGTGGCGCCGGGGGTGGGCATCGAGTTCGGCTACCAGCACAACTGGGTCAACCGCGATACGACCTTTGACGATATCAAACACTGCCTGCTGTTCAATATTGCCTTGGATATCGACGAGATGACGGCGGCGCCCAAGCAGGCCGAGGCGACCGATGACAAGCAAGTGGGTGCCGCACCACAGACCGAGGTGGTCGTTGCCCAGAAGCCACCCGAACCCACCGAGCCGACCGTGGATATTTTTGCCTCCAAGCCCCAGGAGCCGACGGTCGCCGAACTGGCCGCCGAACCCCAGATCCAAACCCGGCTTTCAGCCCAGCTTGCTACCGCCAAACCAGCCCAGGCAGATTCCCCGCAAAAGCCAGAGAAGCCCTTCAAGCCCCTGGCGATGGATTTTCTCGACGGCGATGCGGCGGAGTCCTACGACCCCTGAATCGTCTGCTTGTGCCGGGCGCTCGCATCGGCAAGCAAGATAGAATGGCTGACGTTTCGCCTGAGAGGCTACGACGCAATGTTTCAGGACCGCTTGATTATCTTCGACACCACCCTCAGGGACGGCGAGCAGTCGCCGGGGGCTACGCTCAATGCCGATGAAAAGGTGGAGATTGCCCGGCAGCTCGCCCGACTCGGTGTCGATGTGATCGAGGCCGGCTTTGCCTACGCCAGCCCCGGCGATTTTGAGGCGGTCGAGCGGGTGGCCCGCACGGTGGGCACCGAGGACGGGCCGGTGGTCTGCAGTCTGGCGCGGGCCATCCGCTCAGACATCCAGGCAGCGGCCGAGGCGATCCGCCCCGCCGCCCGCGGCCGCATCCACACGTTCATCTCGACTTCGGATATTCACCTGGAGCACCAGTTGCGCAAAAGCCGCCCCGAAGTGCTCGCCATCGCCGCCGAGATGGTAGCTTTTGCCAAAAGCTTCGTAGACGATGTCGAATTTTCGCCGATGGACGCCGGCCGCTCCGACCCGGAATATCTCTACCGGGTACTCGAAGCAGCCATTGACGCCGGGGCGACCACCGTCAACATCCCCGACACGGTGGGCTATCTCACGCCCGCCGAATTCGGCGGCCTCATCCGCGGCATCGCCCAGAACGTGCGCGGCATCGAGCGGGCGGTGATTTCGGTGCACTGCCACAACGATCTCGGTCTGGCGGTGGCCAATTCC
Protein-coding sequences here:
- a CDS encoding DUF2490 domain-containing protein, giving the protein MRSATVGRRPVCFRAILAASAVTASLLAPGAAWAQAGPPGAVEQFQLWTQVAVAKSFAPGIKGILELWPRFRSRPDFALDRFFIRPWVAFRIDESNSVWLGAAAILNYPAGRAEQTETRFLQQHVGAYPAGDWTISTRVRVEERILPNAPSLSVRLRARAGIEVPLDPDKIWSFILNDEIFFNLNDAGVNNLRGGLTENRAIAGFKTRVAPGVGIEFGYQHNWVNRDTTFDDIKHCLLFNIALDIDEMTAAPKQAEATDDKQVGAAPQTEVVVAQKPPEPTEPTVDIFASKPQEPTVAELAAEPQIQTRLSAQLATAKPAQADSPQKPEKPFKPLAMDFLDGDAAESYDP